A window of the Scophthalmus maximus strain ysfricsl-2021 chromosome 8, ASM2237912v1, whole genome shotgun sequence genome harbors these coding sequences:
- the kitb gene encoding KIT proto-oncogene, receptor tyrosine kinase b isoform X3: protein MRGHWLLLIASHLLLLPLTVWCEPVISPSGPHVVVPKRGKLELRCHDNATTPDAPPSLRWQWERARRLEGEVEEGGVAYVKVPSVQALHMGRYVCVNNSTLEHSSIYVYVKDAQNAFQRTMVNVILVRAGENCTIPCLVTDPEVTLLALETCDGRPLPSDMIYHSNLQRGVIISNVRKEYEGCYLCVGQLHGHRVTSTQYTVDVRLVPSVPPVVTLSQKDIVILRRGEQFALTCSSTNVNPDFSLKWDFPSSAHPNESQASHILSGSGGYQRATSLLIPGVNESDSGTYRCYAHNERGSSAATLQLDIRDQGFVTMLGSPGPVQADVKEGESLSLRVELDAYPSPGSLSWSYNGKRLLNTTEHVITIHRRKYRYISELRLVRVLDSEGGIYKFSASHEDASMDHSFHVYVNSKPVIIAQEGPVDGQVRCIAAGYPVPKISWYFCELPHMRCSHLPNATQWETPEVAVVTESAFGRSEVESRLNVSKEQAHFHTLECVASTEGEEAYTLFSISERVVPHKLFTPLLTGMVTTGVLLSLILLVLLYKYMQKPKFQIQWKVIESIHGNNYIYIDPTQLPYDSKWEFPRQKLRFGKTLGSGAFGKVVRATAYGLCSADTVTTVAVKMLKPNAHSTEKEALMSELKVLSYLGNNMNIVNLLGACTVGGPILVITEYCCYGDLLNFLRRKRESFLNSQVGDGYYRNVSNQTEPTSREMTGTGYMPMRPSEKERSSQSDEIGELSLDAEDLLSFSYQVAKGMEYITSKNCIHRDLAARNILLTHGRVAKICDFGLARDITTDASYVLRGNARLPVKWMSPESIFDCVYTYESDVWSYGILLWEIFSLGISPYPGMQVGSAFYRMIQEGRRMSRPEIAPIEMYDMMLSCWNQDPLKRPSFRKLVENTELLLSENTKNVYLTLNNALGPSEQQRASSRRLSSVCSTTAPTQPLLQNTADVFLDYV from the exons ATGAGGGGCCACTGGCTGCTTCTTATCGCCTCGCACCTTCTCTTGCTGCCACTGACAG TGTGGTGCGAGCCAGTCATCTCCCCCAGCGGGCCTCACGTAGTGGTTCCCAAGAGAGGGAAGCTGGAGCTGCGTTGCCATGACAATGCCACCACGCCTGACGCCCCACCCAGCTTGAGGTGGCAGTGGGAGAGGGCTCGCCGGCTGGAgggcgaggtggaggagggtggagtGGCTTATGTCAAGGTGCCATCGGTGCAGGCCCTCCACATGGGCCGTTACGTGTGTGTCAACAACAGCACACTGGAACACAGCTCCATCTATGTTTATGTGAAAG aCGCCCAGAATGCCTTCCAGCGCACCATGGTGAATGTCATTCTGGTGCGGGCAGGTGAAAACTGCACCATCCCCTGTCTCGTGACCGACCCCGAGGTAACTCTCCTGGCTTTGGAGACCTGCGATGGACGACCTTTGCCCTCCGACATGATTTACCACAGCAACCTCCAGCGAGGCGTCATCATCAGCAATGTGAGAAAGGAATATGAGGGCTGTTACTTATGTGTGGGACAGCTTCACGGACACAGAGTGACATCTACCCAATACACTGTGGATGTGCGACTTG TTCCATCGGTGCCGCCGGTGGTCACGCTGTCCCAGAAAGACATCGTCATcttgaggagaggagagcagttTGCTCTCACCTGTAGCTCCACCAACGTCAACCCAGACTTCAGTCTCAAGTGGGACTTCCCTTCATCAGCG CATCCCAATGAATCTCAGGCCTCACACATCCTGTCTGGTTCAGGTGGTTATCAACGTGCCACGTCGCTCTTGATCCCAGGTGTCAACGAGTCAGACTCAGGCACCTACCGCTGCTACGCCCACAATGAGAGAGGCTCCAGTGCTGCAACCCTGCAGCTGGACATCCGTG ATCAGGGGTTCGTCACCATGTTAGGAAGTCCAGGTCCAGTCCAGGCGGATGTTAAAGAAGGGGAGAGCCTGAGCCTCAGAGTAGAATTAGATGCCTACCCATCACCCGGCTCCCTGTCCTGGTCTTACAACGGCAAGCGGCTCCTCAACACCACAGAGCATGTCATCACTATCCACCGCCGCAAATACAG ATACATCAGCGAGCTGAGACTGGTGAGGGTTCTCGACTCCGAGGGCGGGATCTATAAGTTCTCAGCCAGTCACGAGGATGCATCCATGGATCATTCATTCCACGTATACGTCAACA GTAAGCCTGTTATCATTGCCCAGGAGGGGCCTGTTGACGGACAGGTGCGGTGCATTGCCGCAGGTTATCCAGTCCCGAAAATCAGCTGGTATTTCTGCGAGCTGCCCCACATGAG GTGCTCACACCTGCCCAATGCCACCCAATGGGAGACTCCAGAGGTCGCCGTGGTGACAGAGTCTGCATTCGGTAGGAGTGAGGTCGAGAGCCGACTGAACGTCAGCAAGGAGCAGGCACATTTCCACACCCTGGAGTGTGTGGCGAGTACGGAGGGGGAAGAGGCCTACACACTGTTCTCCATCAGTG aACGCGTCGTCCCACATAAACTCTTCACGCCTCTTCTGACTGGCATGGTGACGACTGGCGTCTTGCTCAGCCTCATTCTACTGGTGCTCCTATATAAGTACATGCAG AAACCAAAGTTTCAGATCCAGTGGAAGGTCATTGAGAGTATCCATGGCAACAACTACATTTATATTGACCCCACCCAGCTGCCATATGACTCCAAGTGGGAGTTTCCTCGGCAGAAGCTACGCTTTG GTAAAACCCTGGGCTCTGGGGCTTTTGGAAAAGTAGTGAGGGCCACAGCGTATGGACTCTGCTCTGCGGATACTGTTACAACCGTCGCTGTCAAGATGCTCAAAC CCAATGCTCACTCCACGGAGAAGGAGGCGCTGATGTCAGAGCTGAAGGTTCTTAGTTACCTtggaaacaacatgaacattgTTAACCTGCTGGGAGCCTGCACTGTCGGAG GCCCAATTTTGGTGATCACTGAGtactgttgctatggagaccTCCTCAACTTTCTGCGCAGGAAAAGAGAGTCCTTCCTCAATTCCCAAGTCGGTGATGGTTACTATCGCAACGTCTCAAACCAAACTGAACCGACAag CAGAGAGATGACTGGTACAGGATATATGCCCATGCGTCCCTCTGAGAAAGAACGGTCTTCGCAGTCAG ATGAAATAGGTGAGCTGTCTCTGGATGCTGAAGATCTCCTCAGCTTTTCCTACCAGGTGGCCAAAGGAATGGAGTACATCACTTCCAAGAAT tgCATCCACCGAGATCTTGCAGCCAGAAACATTCTGCTGACTCACGGCAGGGTGGCAAAGATCTGTGACTTTGGGTTGGCACGAGACATCACCACTGACGCCAGCTATGTTCTTCGGGGAAAT GCTCGTCTGCCGGTCAAGTGGATGTCTCCCGAGAGTATTTTCGACTGCGTCTATACGTACGAGAGTGACGTGTGGTCCTACGGCATCCTCCTCTGGGAAATCTTCTCTCTGG GCATCAGCCCGTACCCCGGGATGCAGGTGGGCTCAGCATTTTATAGGATGATTCAAGAGGGCCGCAGGATGAGTAGGCCTGAAATTGCTCCCATTGAGAT GTATGACATGATGCTGTCCTGCTGGAACCAGGATCCCCTGAAGAGGCCGTCCTTTAGGAAACTGGTGGAGAATaccgagctgctgctgtcggAAAACACCAAGAAC gTGTACCTGACGCTGAACAACGCTCTAGGTCCTtcggagcagcagagggcgTCGTCACGGAGGCTGAGCTCCGTCTGCAGCACGACGGCACCCACCCAGCCTTTACTGCAGAACACGGCGGATGTGTTCTTGGACTATgtctga